The Oncorhynchus mykiss isolate Arlee chromosome 5, USDA_OmykA_1.1, whole genome shotgun sequence DNA window TCATGGGTTGAATGTTATTGACATTTTTCATAATTTCgtaattaataaacattatttcaacaacaacatctggtgtttctatgtcaaacagttgtgCTATATTTCAGTCTTATGTGATATAAAGTATAATATTGGGAgacaaactcaaaattgaatacgtTTCagctctatatctgacatggtacaggtaaAATCGTTTTTGTAAGCCCATaatcatgtgtgtgaggtgtatacttttgtatTAAATATATGTGTTttagactaccaagaaacactgtgtgaccctgatatAACCCACTGCAATAAACTAAGGAAAAAGGTTAGGCTCTGATATTTTGCGCAGTAGCTCTAATATTGGTTTGTTTATATCTCATAAATCACTGCCCTTCCTGGTTCTTATACGTCAAATGGGTTCGCTTACTAGGCATTATCATACATCTGAATCTGGTTTAGGTAGGCtaaactttatttttttcttcaagaAAATGTATTAAGATTTTCTGTTTTCACCGTAAAGCCAACGGATAACGGTGGCCAACGGATAATGTGCAGCGATGTGTTGTTTCAAAAAAAGTATGGTTTTAGTGTTGATAGACTTTTTGATCGCTCACGCTGAGAACCCTCCCGCTTGCTGTCTGTCCGGAGCGCTTGTCTCGAGCGTTGTGCTCCTATAGAACAGCTGCTGCGCGAGGACCACCTTCCCGGTTCCCACCGCAGCAACCCAGCATCGCAGCTAATAAAACCATTAATTTTCACCatcatagagagagggatagatataTATGCCTGCTGCATTTGCATTTAGGCCACACGGGTACAGTTCTCGCAAAATGAATGCGGTCACAAGATAAACTGAAAAGTAGCCTAAAGAAAGTCTCATATATCCTCATGTTCGATTAAATACAAATGTACTCATAACTTTGAATCTGTAGGTGACTTTTAAATCTATAGGAAATAAATTGTAACACTTTAAATCCAGGGATTCGAGATGAAGATTAGGCTTCAGATAAAAAACGAAAAAAACGAAAATTTGATGTATGTTCATTATGTAAAATGAAAACGAATATTATCGTTATCATTTGGGCTACAGAGGTAATTTTAGGAGTTATCGTTTTGGCTCCTTGATAACCTAATTGACTGCACGTTATCAAAATATAAACATATTATTTTGTCTTTGTAGGCCTATCTCACATTAACACCATACGCTTTTAGCCTGCAGACAGTTTAATGCCACATGGGGTTTTGAATGTTTGGATGGCAATGCAGTTCCAAGTTCAGACTGGCAGCCCCGGACGTCTGACCCAATAGAAGTATCCAAGAATATTCATTTTAGTATCATTCCGTCTTTATTCAACCCTTTTCTCCATCTAATAAACTTTATAAGTTTATTTGCTAGTATAAGTGAATTtgtacaaaaaacaaacaaacaatcataCATATGAACAGTCCTTTTTCTGTCATGGCCTCGACTCGATGCTGCAGGCAGTTCGTGGTTACGTCAGAACTGTCTCTCAGTCATTAAATATTACCTCCTTCTCCTTCTGTAAAATTGTCTGTCATATATTGTCATCTTCAAATGTATTGTTCATCGTTCAACGCAGTTACTCACATCAAATGTGGTTAAAACAGTTTTTCTGACAGGAATCGTCTTGTTCTAGTTTCTACCGCTGATGCTGCGTGCCGGGCATGGGGTTACCCAGCGGGTTCAATGCCGGTTGGCCCCCCGGCCCAAGGCCATGGATGAGTACTCTCGGGACAAGGGGTCTCTGGAGACCGGGATGTGGTTGCTGCGGAGTCCGGTACATACTACTGTACATTGCTGCGGCTGCTGCGGCTGCTGTCGTGCTGTCCATGGTACCCAACAAGCTCGGGTGGTAGAAATAGGGCGACGGGAACATTCTTTGTAAGGCGGAATAATTTCCGGCTTCAGCCAGTAGCTCTAATCCGACCGCTGTCTGTCTTTTCCACTTCGTCCTGAAATCAGATCAAAATACAACAAATCAATTATTTAACCGGTTCAGGCTCCGAGAATTCCCCAAACGGGCCCTTAATTGGTGAGGCCTAATTATTTGCAGCATGAATCGGTGGTTATGACTTTAATTAGCCCAGGCAAAGGACCTGTAGCTACATCCAGAAAATGTATTTCAAGTGTACCTATAAATGCCTATATTTGGTTGATAAGATCATAGATTCATTTCAGGTCATTACTCGCTCATTGATCCTTCTCGTTAGGACTCAGCATAAACTAACCAAGTATGCTGTGAACATTGGCAAATTTACTTGAAGATGTTATATTATACCTAAATCATTTATAAAAACGTATGTGTTGTACTATAGGCTGCTACATTCAACGAGAAAGATAACTGCAGGATCGAAAAAATGATTGTAGTCATAACATATTTCGTCATTATATTGGGTTGTGTCTTTGTCTTACTAGGTGGGCGCTGCTAACACTAATCTTGGCTGACATATTGGGGAAATCTTAACAATGACGCCAGAGAGGCAAATTGTGCATTGCCAACATCATGTGTTGTTCAGACAGACTTTAATAGTCCCAGAGTGACGTGTATTTCAATAACCAATACCATGGAATAAAACGGTGTGGGTTCATCTTGTAAATATATCCTTGTCTGTTCCATGACAACCATTTTCATTAGGCCTGTTTAATTATTCCCCTTGATCTGTTCTTaagttattctattctattctgtctgTTCAGTAGGCCTAATTAACTTAAATCCATCCACGTTATGGGTCTGCATGAAAAGGCAGTGCACTTGAAACATAAAAATACACCAAACTGCACTATTAATTAGGAACGAAATTAACTAAACAACACATGCATCCACCTTAAATCGTGTTATTATGGTCTGAAATTGCATAGGCCTACTACTGTTATTACAATGTTATAATAGTATTATATTAATGTAAATAATAATACCAACGTCACCACCAACAAAAACCATCAAATAggcataacaacaacaaaaaaggctaATAATAATAGCCCAATAATAATAGAAATTatacaaattaaattaaattaaaattaaatgATGAAGATAATGATGCTTTGAAGTAGGTGTGACATACCGTCGGTTTTGGTACCAGGTTTTCACCTGTGTGTCGGTCAGGTTGAGTGCTGCGGCGAGGTCCATGCGATCCTGCACGCTGAGGTATTTTTGGCGCTCGAAGCTTCGCTCTAACTGGTTGAGTTGGTGGTCTGAAAAGGCGGTCCGTGCTTTGCGAGGTTTTTTTGACCGTGATTGAGGACTATCTCTGCTACTTGAAATTTCCCGTTCATTCTCTTCTTTTGTTCCTGAATGTGAAAAATTATAGAACATATTCATTAGTGGACAATCATTTCAGTTTTTAAATAATTAAAGCCTTAATGGTTCAATGGCTCAATGAAAAATAAATTAGCAACAAATACATTGTCTATTAGTCCTGAGTCAAAATAAGGTCAAATAGGCCTACGTATTCTAACAAGGAAAAATATAAACCAATCGAATTAAACAATTGGTTTTAAACGTTGAACCTCTCACAATAGCCTATTATTTCATAAAGACGAGCAGTCCAGTTGAAACTGAAGCATTGCAGTCACTGACTGCAACTGTCAGACGCTAGGGGAAAAATCAACAGCCTATAAGAAATTCGGACTGTATTTGTCAACTTAAGTTTTTAGCAGTAAAACTGGGAAATCGATGTGTCAATCTATCTATATTTGTAGCAGTTTCTGCCCGCTTGTGATCCCCCCTCTAGGAAGAACAATAATCTCTCTAATTGACCCACTAGGGAGTTTTGCGCACGGGGAACATATCTAGTCAGCCTTACATCTGTTTTCGGTTCTGTTATGCTAAATAAAAAAGGGAAAATGAAAATCAACTCTTAAATATCATTGTctaataagacaaaaaaaaataaaaataaacacacaACATGATCTACATTCAAGGTAGTTATATTGTACAATAGATATGTATTAGTTTACAAATAACTGTAGGCTACTACCAACATATAACCAACTAGCCTGCACTGTTAATTTGAATTTAAGATGCCCATAGTCTTATTCTTATTGTTGTCATTATTGTTGTTAGACTATTATTTGTGCAGTTGGCCTAGTCAATTTGATGGTTATCTTCCAGAAACATATTTTATAGGCTGCTATCAACTTTTTTATGGACAGAAAATGCTAAAGTATTATAATTATACTACTTTCTGATGTGGAATTGAAGGACAGATGATAGCGTTATATTCATTTCTGGAATTAGTTTTCAACGTGGTCTACATTCAAGGCAGTTATGCTGTACAATAGATATGTATTAGTTTACAAATAACCGTAGGCTACTACCAACACATTATTGTTGTTAGACTATTATTTGCGCAGTTGGCCTATTCAATTTGATGGTTATCTTCCAGGAAAATATTTCTACAGGCTCCTATCAACTTTTTTATGCACAGACAATTCAACACAAATATGCTTTTTATGTATTCTACACACCATTAGCTTATACTATGACAGCCTACCCAATAAAACAAGTTTATGTGTACACTAAAACTTAATTTACTCCATCCAATAACTATACCATAAAAACATATTTCCATATAAATGTATcctaaatattcacttaccgtTGCATTTCATTTCCATATCCTCTCTTTTGTCCAACTTGCTCCTGTTTTCATCTTGTTCCAACTTGGCCCTGAAGCCATCCCCACTGTCCCTGGCACTCTCTGGTTTGGGGATGTGATGGGGTGACGGTACGCTGGTGCTGTAAGGTGCGCACGCTGCTAGAGGTTTACTGTCGCCTAAAATGTCTTTGATTAAAAACGAAGAGGTGGCAGTCCTGGGGGCACAAccggctccagcccctagctgcTGTGGCTGAGGCGATAGCTGCAAACTCCCTGGctgcaggtggtggtggtggtggtggtggtgcggtAAGCTGTCTTGGAGCAGATGCGGCTCGGCGTGCTCCATGGTGACGGAGATTGGGGAAGAAGGGGCCGTTCCCACCGTATCTATGTCCGAACATGACGGGGACGGGGTGACCTGGCTCCGACTGAAATCCGCTGTCCTGCTGTCACCGAGGCGGAAATCTCCGTTCATTAGCGCAGGGTTAACAGAATTAGTAGGGTTGGATAAAATAGTGTCTATTCCAAAGTTAGAGCCGCTGGACGATTCCATAGTAAGAAAAGCAAAATATATGGAGATTTAAGTCTTCATAACAACATTAGGACACCGGTTATATGCTCCATTTTATTCAAAACCGATGAAAATTATAATATAACACAAACCGAGGCACATGTACACCTAAAAGTCAAACGAATTTATGAGTTGAAATGGTCGGGAAAATAAACAAAGCCGAAATCCACGTTTTATATTTCTAGAAAATGGTAAGAAAAAAATACGGTCCAAGAAGATGTTGTTACATTCGATTGTAAATGAGCAGTGGGTCTGTCTGTGTAGTCCACGTCCTTTTGTTATGGCTATTGAACTTTCTCTCTAAGTTGAGGTGTGGAGATTCGGAGGGATAACTCCTGGACATCACGCTCCCCCTTTGCTTGTAATCGTTCTAGTGTTGCTCTACATTGACTTCCTATACTGACGTCACGGCCCACCGCGAAGGGAATTAATATTTTCTCCTTATCATAACGCTCTCCgcgtttctctcttcctctcctgtcattGGTTACAGCGTGACGGGCCCCGCACCTCACCAATCAGGGAGTTGTTTCTTCATCTTGACAATCTCGAGCCAGCCATTGAATTCTTGATGCTCGTTTGAGCCATGCGTCGCCTATAGGACTGTGCCTTGACATAAGCCTTCTTCATGTAAGCAGGGAAAAAAACAACCTAAATTGTTGTGTTTTAAAGGAGTGTTAAATAGGAAGAAACTAAAACGCAGCACTGGAAATTCACTTGCATCAGTCTGTTTTTATACAGAGTTTGTTTTATGCACGTGTTGATTTGCTTTTATCTTACACTTTCTAACTGCAAGAATGGATTCAACACTTTCGAAATAGCATTACAATATCTTTCTGCTAAATTGTAACATGCTTGACGTTTCTAATATGTCAATTGTTTATCTCCGTTACATAGAATGATCTTtggttgtatttttttgtgtcagGCTTTGTTAACAGAGTTGCGTAATTTAGGGAAATTGTGGAGTGAATATTGTGCATTTGCCAAACCACATTTTGGTTTAGCCTATTTTCCCTATTATTTTTTATCACATTTTATCAATTGTGTATTGCATTGCTAGGTTTTCTATGATCCTAAACCATGTCTAGCCTATCATGTATGGATTGTACCAGTGGTAATACATTGCAGGGATGTGAACGGAGACAGGAGTGATGAGATTTAGCATTACATATCTTGTTAAATGGGAGGAGTGGTAACTGTCATGACAGCACACAGCTCTCCACTCCAATTAGTACAGTAATTATGAGGCACTAATGAAGGATCAAAAGTATTATAATTGTACTACTTTCTGATGAGGAATTGAAGGACAGATGGTAACGTTACGTTCCTTTCTGGAATTAGTTTTCTTTGACAGAATGGCATGCTGTGGGTACAGGCTCTATATATTTCTAGTCTATTCTATGCGGTTTATTGGTGCTCTAAAAGATTCTTGAATTTCTTGTTTTGGTATTTTTCCTGATTGTGCGACACACGCTACACCTGGGTCTGAGGAGGAGATATCAACATTGGCATTTTTTTCCTGCAGATTCTCtcctcactcttcctctccctttctctctcactaccGCAGGTTTGTagtgtgatgatggtgatggtgtttTCCCGAGCTGGCGGCGGCGGTACCATACCTGTTAGAAACATTATTCTGCAACGGATCAAGCTGAGATTTGGTCTTCGGGTCGGATTCCACTGACACACTGGCGTGGGACTAGTCATCCTAGGTTGGTAGTCCTTTGATATCTGTTTTCTGACTTCAAATTAAATTAAACTGAGAACATTGAATTATCATTGATTTTACTCGTTGTTATttgttaattgtattttattaggattatTTGGGTATAGACATTTTAAACCAACATATGATTATAATTTGGTTATTTCATTCGAAGCTACAAGGTGATGTATTGTGAGAGTTCATAGGTCTAATTTAAAAACCATCGAGCACGTATTGCACGTAAGTTGTAAAAAGTACACTGTTACAAACATTAATGATTCGTAAAATCAATGAATGTCTTTCTTAATTAATTAGGCCAATTAATATCATACATTTATTCATTTCATCCTGAAACGGCTTAAACTTTGAGGGAATTGATGAATTGCTCGGCTTATGAATATTATCGATAATGGCAAAGACGGTGTTCGATGGAAATCAGTTAACGTTGTTCACCGACACAGACAGGATATCGATAAAATGGACATCGTTGGAAACTAAGCTCTTATTAACATTTTCAATATTTTCAGCTATTTCTATCCAATCCAAGTCCCATATAGGCTACCTATTTTATATTGCTATATTCAGTATATGATATTTTGTTGCTGGCTATTCATTCATATAAACATAGACATGCAATGATGATCTGTGGTTGAATAGCCTATAATTACAGCCTATATTATATACCTTTTATAGATGTTGCATATATTTTTTCCAAGACATGTTGTGTATGTGGAATTAACAATAATTTACCATGACAAATTTACGAGATGCATCAAATAAAATGGAAAGATGTGGAaagtaaaatgtattatttacacACATTTTTATTAAATAGAATATCAAAAGTGATTCCTTGAGGGGCTCTTTTGGAATGCGCTCCTCTGGTGCACCACAGACAGCTCAGGCTTGATCAGACGAATTCTCCACACAAGGCGGCGACAAAGATATCCTACTAGATTATTATGCACAAAAAAGCTATATGTCAGGTGAATTTCAAGTTGATAAAATGTGATCATTAACGAAACTTCTGTTGTGATTTATCGATTTTAATAACAATATCAAATTGTTTTAAACCGTGGTAGGCCTGTACAAACTTTTATGAAGAATGATGGACACAGGTCTATCTATCTAGCGTACATTTAGGCTACAGGTGAGAAAATAAACAAGAACATTCTTATTAGCCTAACTCAGGTTTAAGTTACCTTGATTTCAGTTTATAGGTAAGTCCAAAATAGATAACATTATGTCAAAACAAGATTAGAATAGGAATGATGTGCCAGAACACATAATTCGCGTGTTTACAATGTCTAAGTCCACCACATTGTGGGAGAGGGAACAATCTATACGCAATTAATTTTTCTATTTACCTTTCTCTAAAGTACAAATCACTACAGACGATCAAAGCGATGGTGAAGCATGCCAGTCAGTCTGTTAAAGTGGACATTGCATGTTCATTAACATCCAACTAATTGAAACGGCTCTTTGAGCAATAATCAATCGCTTTATTAGGTTTAAGGTCGCAGCAGGAACAAATTGAATACTACCAGTTAAGGTATCATCTTATTAGCCGCGACTGATGGTCGATGATCGGACAGTGAAATAGTAGTTTGCACCGTATTGATTATCTCGCTGCTCGGCGTCGAAGCTGTCACTCCAGTCCAGTGCCGATCGGTCGACCTTTGCTTTGGCCAGTTGCAGCCTTTATACAGAGGCAAGACACATTAGGCGGTCAATCAATGCAGGCACATAAGGCCAACCAAAGCCAGGCCAACTAACTAAAGCAAATATTTTCATTGCATACTTTCATAATGTCGGTTATAGGAATACGTTTTAAATTTACAGTAGACTAGCTATGTTGTGAATATTGCTTCAAAATCAAACAAATGATCTACAAACATGTGTGTGTTGACAATCTGTAAGATTTCCTCCTGTCCAATTGTAATTGAAATTATAGACACATTACCCTTAGATTTTAGGGAAATGTGTACTTTGAGTACAACCTTCATATAACTGTATTATCTTAGCCCACAATGTTTTGTTATAATTTATTTAGAGGGCTTGCGTTTCCCGAGCCCCCTCAGTAGCTTTTACCAAAGgcagcccccgcacctctctgattcagaggggttgggttaaatgcggaagacacatttcagttgaaggcatgaAGTTGTACAATGgcctaggtatccccctttcccttc harbors:
- the LOC110524596 gene encoding barH-like 2 homeobox protein, with translation MESSSGSNFGIDTILSNPTNSVNPALMNGDFRLGDSRTADFSRSQVTPSPSCSDIDTVGTAPSSPISVTMEHAEPHLLQDSLPHHHHHHHHLQPGSLQLSPQPQQLGAGAGCAPRTATSSFLIKDILGDSKPLAACAPYSTSVPSPHHIPKPESARDSGDGFRAKLEQDENRSKLDKREDMEMKCNGTKEENEREISSSRDSPQSRSKKPRKARTAFSDHQLNQLERSFERQKYLSVQDRMDLAAALNLTDTQVKTWYQNRRTKWKRQTAVGLELLAEAGNYSALQRMFPSPYFYHPSLLGTMDSTTAAAAAAAMYSSMYRTPQQPHPGLQRPLVPRVLIHGLGPGGQPALNPLGNPMPGTQHQR